From a single Planococcus shenhongbingii genomic region:
- a CDS encoding alpha/beta hydrolase, protein MNANFEVLSGAEPFSVEGGRIGILVSHGFTGTVQSLRPIGEAFAKEGFTVTVPRLKGHGTHHEEMEETTYHDWIASIEEAYSWLNERCDAIFMVGLSMGGTLALYMAQQHPEIRAISLINAAVEVPSMAAVHDMQDVRFLDAIGSDIKKTGITELAYEKTPVASVKQLLIFMDGVRKDLSHIRCPALIFVSPEDHVVPPHNSQLIYAGISSEEKRLIEMPDSYHVATLDNDQQRIIEETMAFFKKFE, encoded by the coding sequence ATGAACGCAAATTTTGAAGTGTTGTCAGGAGCAGAACCGTTTAGCGTCGAAGGCGGACGTATAGGAATATTGGTTTCACATGGTTTTACAGGAACCGTACAAAGCTTGCGCCCAATTGGCGAGGCGTTTGCCAAGGAAGGATTTACCGTGACAGTCCCGCGGCTGAAAGGGCACGGCACTCATCACGAAGAAATGGAAGAAACCACTTATCACGACTGGATTGCTTCCATCGAAGAAGCATATAGTTGGCTGAATGAACGTTGCGATGCGATTTTTATGGTCGGGTTGTCAATGGGCGGTACGCTGGCGCTCTACATGGCACAGCAGCATCCTGAAATCCGAGCGATTTCACTGATCAACGCTGCAGTAGAGGTGCCGTCGATGGCTGCTGTACATGACATGCAGGACGTCCGATTCCTTGATGCCATTGGATCCGACATCAAAAAGACAGGGATTACAGAACTTGCCTATGAAAAGACGCCGGTTGCGTCAGTGAAACAATTGCTGATTTTCATGGATGGAGTGCGCAAAGATTTATCACACATCCGGTGCCCGGCCCTTATTTTTGTGTCGCCGGAAGATCATGTTGTTCCGCCCCATAACTCTCAACTAATCTATGCTGGAATCTCTTCAGAAGAAAAACGGTTAATCGAAATGCCTGACAGCTACCACGTTGCCACTCTCGACAATGACCAGCAGCGCATCATTGAAGAGACGATGGCGTTCTTCAAAAAATTCGAATAA
- a CDS encoding cysteine hydrolase family protein, producing MQKTALLIIDAQNEMLAGANPVFNKEELLENLQYLIEKARSADIPVVFVQHNDKALVAGTYDWQIHRSIRPQEGEPSVQKRTPDSFHETDLEKALKTWAIENLIVAGNQTEYCVDTTCRRAFSLGYTVTLVKDGHGTWDSDSLNAKQIIDHHNEVLSYFADVKNAKEVFG from the coding sequence ATGCAAAAAACTGCTTTATTGATTATCGATGCACAAAATGAGATGTTGGCAGGAGCCAATCCGGTGTTCAATAAAGAGGAGCTGCTTGAAAATCTTCAGTATCTGATTGAAAAAGCCCGTTCAGCAGATATTCCGGTTGTTTTTGTCCAACATAATGACAAGGCGCTTGTGGCTGGCACTTACGACTGGCAGATCCATCGGTCCATTCGCCCCCAAGAAGGAGAACCCAGTGTTCAAAAGCGGACTCCTGATTCGTTCCACGAAACCGATCTTGAAAAAGCTTTGAAAACATGGGCAATCGAAAATCTTATCGTTGCGGGAAACCAGACGGAGTATTGTGTAGATACAACATGCCGCCGTGCATTCAGCCTGGGCTATACCGTTACGCTGGTCAAAGATGGACATGGCACTTGGGATTCCGATTCATTAAATGCGAAACAAATCATCGACCATCACAACGAAGTGCTGAGTTACTTTGCCGATGTTAAAAATGCCAAGGAGGTTTTTGGATGA
- a CDS encoding enoyl-CoA hydratase has translation MTITIGDVITFERSFVKKDVELFSRISGDEGIHHLQPDEQGRLVVQGLLTATLPTKVGGDHNVLARHMDFEFLRPVFTGDTIRCEVTINTFEKEEQRIRIAASFSCKNQHGKEVLKGGFSGVIL, from the coding sequence TTGACTATAACTATAGGAGATGTAATTACGTTTGAGCGTTCTTTCGTAAAGAAAGATGTTGAGCTGTTCTCGAGGATATCTGGCGATGAAGGAATTCACCACCTTCAGCCCGATGAACAAGGGAGGCTGGTCGTCCAAGGGCTGCTGACAGCGACTTTGCCGACCAAAGTGGGGGGAGACCATAACGTGCTCGCCCGCCATATGGATTTCGAATTTTTGAGGCCGGTTTTTACAGGAGATACCATACGATGTGAAGTGACGATCAACACGTTCGAAAAGGAAGAGCAACGGATACGAATTGCTGCTTCCTTTTCTTGCAAAAACCAGCATGGCAAAGAAGTGCTGAAAGGCGGTTTCTCAGGAGTGATTCTATAA
- the cls gene encoding cardiolipin synthase: MSNILFLTNTVLAVSILFIERKRATSKWAWFMVLFFLPYLGLLIYLLFGKPHRKNKGKHSTAYSNPKILNLSDQQLTAIDEGSFSYPSEVAEEWQHLIRMNLKSGVAPFTQNNQLEIYTDGKRKFEALFKDIEAANSHIHLEYYMVKNDAIGKKLIELLTEKARQGIEVLFLYDDIGSNSLPKNFFDAFLAAGGRAAASLRSRMPFGNPRVNYRNHRKIAILDGKVGFIGGFNVGDEYLGRDEKFGYWRDTHLRFEGEAVHSLQHRFLSDWNQTSENLPVKYEESYFPAVEVSEGAGMQVVASGPDESLDQIKNGYLRMIAQARKSIYIQTPYLIPDLAILDALSTAALSGIDVRVMIPSKADHIFVFSASLSYAKDLVNTGVKVYTYGNGFLHAKTIVVDGKVFSIGSANMDVRSFSLNYEANAFGYDVKTAEEMILLYFNDLKLSEELTKEYFQELSLINRFRLQIAQLVAPIL, from the coding sequence ATCAGCAATATTTTATTTCTGACCAACACAGTTTTAGCTGTTTCTATCCTTTTTATTGAACGGAAAAGAGCAACTTCTAAATGGGCATGGTTCATGGTGTTGTTTTTCTTGCCCTATCTAGGCTTGCTGATTTATTTATTATTTGGCAAGCCACATCGAAAGAATAAAGGCAAGCATTCAACTGCTTATTCAAATCCGAAAATCTTAAATCTCTCAGACCAGCAATTAACTGCAATTGATGAAGGTTCCTTTAGCTATCCGTCAGAAGTCGCTGAAGAATGGCAGCATCTTATCCGGATGAACTTGAAAAGCGGAGTGGCGCCATTCACTCAAAATAATCAGCTCGAAATTTACACGGATGGAAAACGGAAATTCGAAGCGCTATTCAAAGATATTGAAGCGGCTAACTCTCATATCCATTTGGAATACTATATGGTGAAAAATGATGCGATCGGCAAAAAACTGATTGAGCTGCTGACGGAAAAAGCCCGGCAAGGCATCGAAGTCCTTTTCCTGTATGATGATATCGGCTCAAATTCATTGCCCAAGAATTTCTTCGATGCTTTTTTGGCAGCAGGTGGCCGAGCGGCTGCTTCACTTCGTTCCAGAATGCCTTTTGGCAATCCGCGGGTCAATTACCGCAATCACAGGAAAATCGCCATTCTCGACGGGAAAGTAGGTTTTATCGGCGGGTTTAATGTCGGGGATGAATATTTGGGGAGAGACGAAAAGTTCGGCTACTGGCGGGACACGCATCTGCGTTTTGAAGGGGAAGCTGTCCATTCCCTGCAGCATCGTTTTTTAAGCGACTGGAATCAGACTTCTGAGAACCTTCCCGTCAAATATGAAGAAAGTTATTTCCCAGCTGTGGAAGTTTCCGAAGGAGCGGGAATGCAAGTGGTTGCCAGTGGACCGGATGAATCGCTCGATCAAATCAAAAATGGCTATTTGCGGATGATTGCCCAGGCGCGCAAGTCGATTTATATCCAAACTCCGTATTTAATTCCGGATTTGGCGATTTTAGATGCACTCAGTACGGCCGCTCTTAGCGGCATAGATGTCCGAGTCATGATTCCCAGTAAAGCAGACCATATCTTTGTGTTCAGCGCCAGCTTGTCGTATGCCAAAGATTTGGTGAACACCGGCGTAAAAGTGTACACCTACGGCAACGGCTTTCTGCATGCCAAAACCATAGTAGTGGACGGCAAAGTCTTTTCCATCGGCTCTGCCAATATGGATGTCCGGAGTTTTTCCCTCAATTACGAAGCGAATGCTTTCGGATACGATGTGAAAACGGCTGAAGAAATGATTTTGCTGTATTTCAATGATTTAAAGCTTTCCGAAGAGCTCACAAAAGAGTATTTCCAGGAGCTTTCGCTTATCAATCGCTTCAGGCTGCAGATTGCCCAATTGGTGGCACCCATTTTATAA
- a CDS encoding ATP-binding cassette domain-containing protein — protein sequence MKIVESLEVRPIANDLAIEAKGLVKVYGKHRAVDGVDLAIQKGTVYGFLGPNGAGKTTTIRMLATLMKPDEGYARIFGHDLSKEGDAIRSRISLTGQYASIDEDLTGMENLTMMAKLMGYSRREAKQRAQELLRAFGLEDAAKRQVKNYSGGMRRRIDIAASIVVTPDLLFLDEPTSGLDPRSRNQVWDIIRALVSAGTAVLLTTQYLEEADQLADRIAVINQGKIIAEGTSSELKASVGSGTLNVQLVDAAQRRRAAQILESTLSVPVYFLSEANGLTAQINDPARVADALGEVAREDIAISDFSFGRPSLDEVFLTLTGHTATQETKPEEGAP from the coding sequence GTGAAAATTGTGGAAAGTTTAGAAGTGCGGCCGATAGCAAATGACTTGGCTATTGAAGCAAAAGGGCTCGTCAAAGTGTATGGGAAGCACCGGGCTGTGGACGGAGTGGATTTGGCGATTCAGAAAGGAACGGTTTATGGATTTTTAGGGCCGAACGGAGCAGGTAAGACGACGACCATTCGAATGCTTGCTACTTTAATGAAGCCAGACGAAGGGTACGCGCGGATTTTTGGCCATGATTTGAGCAAAGAAGGCGATGCCATCAGAAGCCGGATCAGTTTGACCGGCCAATATGCATCAATTGATGAAGATTTGACTGGCATGGAAAATCTCACCATGATGGCAAAACTGATGGGTTATAGCCGAAGAGAGGCAAAACAGCGTGCACAAGAACTATTGAGAGCTTTTGGATTGGAGGATGCAGCAAAACGCCAAGTGAAAAATTATTCAGGTGGCATGCGCCGCCGCATTGATATAGCCGCAAGCATTGTTGTGACTCCGGACTTGCTGTTTCTTGATGAACCTACATCCGGGCTGGACCCGAGAAGCCGCAACCAAGTATGGGACATTATTCGGGCGCTGGTCAGCGCTGGAACCGCCGTTCTGCTGACCACTCAGTACTTGGAAGAAGCAGACCAGTTGGCTGACCGTATTGCTGTCATCAACCAAGGCAAGATCATTGCGGAAGGAACGAGCAGCGAATTGAAGGCATCTGTTGGCAGCGGCACCTTGAATGTACAACTTGTTGATGCTGCCCAAAGAAGAAGGGCCGCTCAGATACTTGAAAGTACCCTCTCTGTACCGGTCTATTTCTTATCAGAAGCCAATGGGCTGACAGCTCAAATAAATGATCCTGCACGTGTAGCGGATGCTCTGGGGGAAGTAGCCAGAGAAGATATTGCCATCAGTGACTTTTCATTCGGCCGGCCGAGCCTCGATGAAGTGTTTCTTACATTAACCGGACATACAGCCACTCAGGAAACAAAACCCGAGGAGGGTGCACCATGA
- a CDS encoding ABC transporter permease has translation MTDYIEQREKESSDVQLADSIASNNRPKPPSAISSTLTFATRALLRIKHVPEQMFDVTVFPVIFLLMFTYLFGGAISGSTAEYLQFLLPGILVMTVAQITMYTGIDLNNDIRKGIFDRFRTLPIWLPSALIGSLLVDVIRYSMASLIMIGLGFILGFRPEGGIMGILGAIILILIFSFSLSWIWTVFGLVVRSEKSLMMISFLFLFPLTFVSNVFVDPKTLPTWLQGFVEINPISILATAVRGAMHGTATTEQVVWVLLVSLIMTGIFAPITIHLYRNKQ, from the coding sequence ATGACCGACTATATCGAGCAAAGAGAAAAAGAATCAAGTGATGTACAGCTTGCAGATTCTATTGCCTCAAACAATCGGCCTAAACCGCCAAGCGCCATCTCTTCAACGCTCACTTTTGCTACACGGGCGTTGTTGCGCATCAAACATGTTCCTGAACAAATGTTTGACGTAACTGTTTTTCCGGTAATTTTCCTATTGATGTTCACTTATTTATTCGGTGGAGCGATTTCCGGTTCAACTGCTGAATACCTTCAGTTTCTGCTTCCCGGCATACTGGTTATGACTGTGGCCCAAATTACGATGTATACAGGCATCGATTTGAATAATGATATTCGCAAAGGCATCTTTGACCGCTTTCGCACTTTGCCCATTTGGCTGCCATCCGCTTTGATCGGTTCACTTCTTGTCGATGTGATTCGTTATTCCATGGCTTCTCTTATCATGATCGGCCTCGGCTTCATACTTGGATTCCGTCCAGAAGGAGGAATTATGGGTATTCTGGGCGCCATCATTCTGATTTTAATTTTCTCGTTCAGTTTGTCATGGATTTGGACAGTATTCGGGTTGGTCGTACGCTCTGAGAAATCATTGATGATGATCAGTTTCTTGTTCTTGTTCCCGCTTACTTTTGTCAGCAATGTATTTGTAGATCCAAAGACTTTGCCGACATGGCTGCAAGGTTTCGTTGAAATCAATCCGATCTCGATACTGGCGACGGCTGTCCGCGGGGCGATGCACGGAACTGCTACGACGGAACAAGTAGTGTGGGTGCTCCTCGTCTCTTTGATCATGACGGGTATTTTCGCTCCCATTACGATTCATCTTTACCGAAACAAACAATGA
- a CDS encoding NADPH-dependent FMN reductase: MTKIGIITGSTRPGRNSLQVAQWVKGIADQRGDADYEIVDLAEYNLPMYAEPVSAAASQNYQTPEAIPWSKKIAELDGYVFICPEYNRGVTSALKNAIDYLYPEWNNKAAGIVSYGTAGGVRAAEALRIIMAELQVATVRAHPSMSLFTDFVKMSEFKPAAVHEKAVNVMLKQVNAWTNALQPLRNK, encoded by the coding sequence ATGACAAAAATCGGCATTATTACTGGAAGCACGCGGCCGGGACGCAACAGCCTGCAAGTGGCCCAATGGGTAAAAGGCATTGCGGACCAGCGGGGAGACGCAGACTACGAAATCGTGGATTTGGCGGAATATAACCTGCCAATGTACGCGGAGCCGGTCTCTGCCGCCGCTAGCCAAAATTATCAGACACCCGAAGCGATTCCCTGGTCAAAAAAAATTGCCGAATTGGATGGTTATGTCTTTATTTGCCCTGAATACAACAGAGGGGTGACATCAGCTTTGAAGAATGCCATTGATTATTTATATCCCGAGTGGAACAATAAAGCCGCGGGCATTGTCAGTTACGGCACGGCAGGCGGAGTCCGTGCAGCAGAGGCATTGCGAATCATTATGGCAGAATTGCAAGTGGCGACTGTCCGGGCCCATCCTTCGATGTCTTTATTTACAGACTTCGTGAAGATGAGCGAGTTCAAACCGGCAGCAGTCCATGAGAAAGCGGTCAATGTCATGCTGAAGCAAGTCAATGCCTGGACCAACGCCTTGCAGCCGTTGCGAAATAAATAA
- a CDS encoding ring-cleaving dioxygenase, which produces MNEIKGIHHVTAITSSAEKNYEFFTYVLGMRLVKKTVNQDDIQTYHLFFADDKGSAGTDMTFFDFPGIPKGTHGTNEIYKTAFRVPTDEALTYWIKRFDKYEVKHKGIQELFGKKTLSFVDFDDQQYMLVSDEHNEGVASGTPWQNGPVPLEFAITGLGPIHVRIAEFDYLKEVLEKAMLMREVTKEGSLHLFEVGEGGNGAQVIVEHNVILPAGRQGFGTVHHAAFRVEDTNVLKAWIERMEGFGFGTSGYVDRFFFESLYARVAPGILFEWATDGPGFMGDEPYETVGEKLSLPPFLEPKREQIEKMVRPIDTVRSTRTFEKEYL; this is translated from the coding sequence ATGAACGAAATAAAAGGAATCCACCACGTCACTGCGATTACCAGCAGTGCGGAAAAGAACTATGAGTTCTTCACATATGTACTGGGCATGCGCCTGGTGAAGAAAACGGTCAACCAGGACGATATTCAGACCTATCATTTATTCTTTGCGGATGACAAAGGGTCTGCCGGCACGGACATGACATTCTTCGATTTCCCGGGCATTCCGAAAGGGACACACGGAACGAACGAAATCTACAAAACTGCTTTCCGTGTGCCAACAGATGAAGCATTAACTTACTGGATCAAGCGTTTCGATAAATACGAAGTGAAGCATAAAGGCATCCAGGAATTGTTCGGCAAGAAAACCTTGTCGTTTGTTGATTTTGATGACCAGCAATACATGCTGGTGTCGGACGAGCACAACGAAGGCGTTGCATCCGGCACGCCTTGGCAAAATGGCCCGGTGCCATTGGAATTCGCCATCACCGGCTTAGGCCCGATCCACGTGCGGATCGCTGAATTTGATTATTTGAAAGAAGTGCTGGAAAAAGCGATGCTGATGCGCGAAGTAACCAAAGAAGGATCGCTGCATTTGTTTGAAGTCGGCGAAGGCGGAAACGGTGCGCAAGTGATTGTCGAGCACAACGTGATTTTGCCAGCCGGCCGACAAGGCTTTGGCACCGTTCACCACGCAGCATTCCGCGTGGAAGATACGAACGTCTTGAAAGCGTGGATTGAGCGCATGGAAGGGTTTGGCTTCGGCACTTCCGGCTATGTGGATCGCTTCTTCTTTGAATCGTTATATGCACGAGTAGCACCAGGAATTCTATTCGAGTGGGCTACAGACGGTCCAGGCTTTATGGGCGATGAGCCTTACGAAACCGTAGGGGAAAAATTGTCGCTGCCGCCATTCTTGGAACCGAAACGCGAACAGATTGAAAAAATGGTACGTCCAATCGACACCGTGCGCAGTACGCGTACGTTCGAAAAAGAGTATTTGTGA
- a CDS encoding NADPH-dependent FMN reductase: MGIFDKFFGSKQQEEKTMTKLNIGIILGSTREGRLSPQVGNWVKELADKRGDANYTIIDIADYKLPLLGEEGGDASGAAAWSQAVAAQDGFVFIVQEYNHSITGSLKNALDYLREEWNNKAAGIVSYGSVGGARAAEHLRGILGELSVADVRVHPALSLFTDFENGAELKAAPVQAESVNQMLDQVIPWSAALKTIR; encoded by the coding sequence ATGGGTATATTTGATAAATTTTTTGGATCAAAACAACAGGAGGAAAAAACTATGACAAAACTAAACATCGGCATCATCTTGGGATCAACACGTGAAGGGCGCTTAAGCCCGCAAGTAGGGAACTGGGTCAAAGAATTGGCAGACAAGCGCGGTGACGCAAACTATACGATCATCGACATCGCCGATTACAAATTGCCGCTCTTAGGCGAAGAAGGCGGCGACGCATCAGGCGCAGCCGCTTGGTCTCAAGCAGTTGCAGCACAGGACGGATTCGTCTTCATCGTGCAGGAATACAACCACTCGATCACAGGATCTTTGAAAAACGCACTCGATTACCTGCGCGAAGAGTGGAACAACAAAGCAGCGGGCATCGTCTCGTACGGTTCGGTCGGCGGTGCGCGTGCGGCAGAGCATTTGCGCGGCATCCTGGGCGAATTGTCGGTAGCGGACGTCCGCGTCCACCCGGCATTGTCGCTGTTCACGGATTTTGAGAACGGTGCGGAATTGAAAGCCGCTCCAGTTCAAGCAGAATCGGTCAACCAGATGCTTGATCAGGTCATCCCTTGGTCTGCAGCGTTGAAAACAATCCGCTAA
- a CDS encoding DMT family transporter, protein MSYLYLSLAIIGELIGSSLLKASEGFSKLFPTMGMLAAFVFSFFFLSLALKTIPLNAAYAIWSGLGMVATTIISVLIWKEKINFASVTGIILILIGVVILNLFGPGHNETTAHDKAPAANVLNDPAE, encoded by the coding sequence ATGTCCTATCTCTATTTGTCACTTGCCATCATAGGGGAATTAATCGGATCATCGTTATTAAAAGCTTCTGAAGGCTTTTCAAAGCTGTTCCCTACGATGGGCATGCTGGCAGCTTTTGTTTTTTCGTTTTTCTTTTTGTCATTGGCGCTAAAGACCATTCCCTTGAATGCCGCTTACGCAATCTGGTCGGGATTAGGAATGGTAGCTACAACGATCATATCCGTTCTGATCTGGAAAGAAAAAATAAACTTTGCTAGTGTAACTGGAATCATTCTCATCCTTATCGGAGTGGTAATTTTAAATCTATTCGGACCAGGCCATAACGAAACAACGGCCCATGACAAAGCTCCAGCTGCGAATGTTTTAAACGATCCTGCAGAATAA